GTGGGTACCTCGCATGACCCGTTCCGGTATTCAATTCCCGAGGCTGATTACTTAAAAGGAGTCAGGTTAGtttataaagtgattttaactataatttattttttaaggaaGAAGTGGCCACGACCACAAAAGGTCATATCAGAGGAATTACAAAAGCGTTGCCGACCTCATAGAGTGTAGTACCAACATGTACCAACAACAAGTACCTACGAGGTgcgcgaggatcgaaccggggctAGAAAGAGGTTCTTATCATTACGCCACCTACGCTCACGAATCACCAAAATATAAAGTACACATTAACATGAATGACTTTATAAAATGATAGTTGCCACATCTTTGTTTGAAACGATCGTCAACTGACTGTTTCATGAAATGTATATTCAATGTAGGTAATACAATTACATTTATAAAGAGTGCCCGCTGACTTTCTTGTTCATGTTTTTCTGAGCTTTGGGGCGTGTCTTTTCAAATGTGTCAACACCCACACTACATGAGACTTCATGAAAACTTCATCAAGGTTAGGttaataatactaattacaagaatttttttgtttaatactcATAAAGTAATGACATGTTTATATAGTCGAGCGTGATGCCTCAGTCTCATTCACTAACCACAACAGTCATTGTATTGTAACCATATCATAAGCCAGAAATTTCGCCATGTGGCTTATCTCTGATTACTACAACGCATAATGGTAATTTTCATGAGAGCCAtatgcaaattcaaatattttaaattcaaaattggatAATATGAAACCACTTgaaattaatgcctcagacccgagaatGACGAgcgaaagaaactcagcgggcttctccttttttttaaattaaatttcgatgcaaccaaatttataatttaacctgaccgcggtcgctccattcccaacacCATCTCTATGATATGGATGATTTGCAGTATTTTCAACCAACGAGTTTCCGGTTTTTTTAATGTACACAAATGCTAATTTCTAACAGGGTTATAGAACCACCAGCCTCTATGAACAATAGTGAGCGCGCTAAGCGTGGAGTACTGCACCTGTACAACATGCTGACATGTGCGACCGGCTGCGATCCAGTGACTTATAAGGGTTATGGATGTTACTGCGGCATCGGAGGCACGGGGAGACCTATGGATGGCATCGACAAGTATGTAACTTTTAATACTTCATTTTTTACATAAGTTATAAGTTTTAGTGTAAAACTTTTTATAACAAacgggcaaacgggcaagaggctcacgggatgggaagagatgagacaaccgcccatggacatccgcaacatcaggtgtcaagagatgtgcgagggaagaaatttcttgcaaaacacgCGGTTGTgcaatgccagacgtcaacgtgatgcgagtgatactttgcacgtaatgtccggtggtggaattcggccggtgagcacaccccgtgataaatgcggtagaagatgcagagagaccACATCTCTACTCGACGCCAAAGAGTCAAGTCCATCGGGGATGACTTGATTgccgatgattcgagccgctcttcgttgtcgTCTTTCCGTAGCATGATTGCTTAAATAATTGCGTGAGGTCCAAAATATGATTAACTCGACATCATCAAggatggaaataataataaatatatcaaatatagtAGCTTAAATTTAGTAGGAGTAGAACTAACAGTATCTTGAGTATTTGTCAATAGCCAGTAATGATTGGTTGCGGTTTGGTGTGATTATTACCTGACCAATCACGATACGTTGTGGTCATTAacctgaccaatgagcattcagtagCCCGCACGCACTTACCTCAGATGTTAGACATTTTTTATTGCGAATACATATGTGTTTAATACATGTGTATTACTACGACACCTATTTCTGCCTAAAGTAACGATGTACTCGTACTGTTGTGTTTTGACTTAAAGGATGTGGATTCCGATTTAGTTACACTTTGCATATACTGCAGATGTAAATGCATCTTAACATTAGACTGAAGAGTGCCCTCCGGCATCACTGAAGTTATGCTTCAGTTTATGGGAGATGATGTAGCACCGCTAATCATCAGGGTTAGTTACTGGTTGCGACACAAATTCCCATAAAAAACTCTCAACCAACGACCTCCTGAATACACACCTTCCCtcactttatttcattttattcaatttcaGCTGCTGCAAGATCCACGATGAATGCTACGACAATATTAGATGCGCTTTCTACACGGTGTACTTCCAGCCTTACTACTGGACGTGCTTCAACAACGAACCTCTCTGTGCCCTCGAGAACCATCTGACCAGACACCAGTACATCAACGGCTGTGCTGGCCGCTTGTGTGAGTGCGACAGAAGGTTCGCGATGTGCGTCAAGCAATATACCTGTCCTATTGGTAGACCGCTGTGTACATCGTCGCCTTTTAGATTTTTGCAGAATGTTTTAATTGGGCCTTGATTTGTTTGGGACATTCTCGGAGCCAGCTATCTGTAACGTTAACATTCGATACTGCAAATGTGATAAAAAATTAACGCCCTTTAGATCTTTATTACATCTCTAGTCACAAATATATCTTAGTATGATGTTTCGCCATCTGACGGTACATCTTCAGGTACAGGTGACTCAATAACAGTTGACTGTATTTCATGTAATGCTCTTGCCAATACCGTTTCGTGTAGAAACCGTGGCAACTGAACAAAAGAGTAAGATTTAAGatgtatgcttaaattacaTCAGACATGTAAGTTATTCTAAAAACAAAAGGGTTATTGTGAAAACATATTATTAGATAAggaaattgttaataaaatttattaatttttattttctactttaAACACAACATTCATGGTTAATGAACGAAACACACACAAAACTAAAATTACCTACATAGCCCAAATGACTGCGAAActtaggcagggcacatagcccGACGttcagatggccgttggggcagtcctcgaatggcgaccacgtaccggaagacgtagtgctGGTcgaccccccacaagatggaacgacgatctgatcaagatcgccgcaatacgttggatgagcgcagcgcaggaccgatcgtcgtggagatctttgggaaaggcctttgtccagcagtggacgtcttccggctgctATAATGAATGTtgtgttttaaacattttaattattaagtgaACATAGAAGTAATACAATTTAATTCACAAGAATGTAAGAATAAAAACGTGGAAGTGGGCCAAGAGTACTGGCAGCATTTATACGTTAGCGAGCCAGGCTGATCCGATGGCCGAAATAACagtcagcgcttgggtttcttTATTGAGGAACCTTCTCTGGCTTCACAGGACAAGTACATCAACACATACATTTAAGACCCAATGAGATCGACTTCATCAGTCGATGGCATCACTTGCGGTGATGTCGTGGGCCGGTCCGCCACcgtccctcaaatatgtgcgaagggaatgAAGGGAAtgtggtccatgcgtcaactcatGAACGGGTACTGCTTGTgctgttaataaatcattgtatattttgttggacgcgattattaattatgacagtaatcacgaccatcatattcacgaagcatcttttttttacaaataatttaattacaaataataacgttacgatatttaattgttaatttctACGTACAAATATTACAACACATCAAAGATAATAagggattaaaaaaataaactttaatttagCTTATAAGTTTGACAGATCTGTTACGATATCTTTGCatagaatataaattttaaatgtatctaaGTTGATTTTGTAAGAGTATGCATCATCATTTGAGTGTGTTTTAGTAGTTACCACAATAACTGGTCTTATGTAAGAAATCGTTAATGTATCATAGCACACAAAGTGAATATTATTagtaattgaaacaaaaaaaatgttttgttgatGAGAATTTATAGGTTAAGTACGTAAAATTTTCATTAGTCAAGATAttgatcaaaataaatataatatttttaaatatctcgTTTTCTTTTGCTTCTTATGGTAGCTTATACAAATCACTACTTAGATTATTAACCTGCCTACATATGAATAGACAGTACTGTAGTACAGCTTGGCTCCACTTGCAATTATCAGACTGACCCCTTGCAATTATCAAATTGACAGAATACATTTAAAGGCATATTCCTTAGTAACATTACAAGAGTGTTTTTAGGTCTTTATACCCATTTCTTTTGAAGCTAACCGACCGAGACATCGCATAAGGAAGTTCAATCAGTAGTGTGGTTATACGTACCAGAAAGTtgcttaaaaaccgcactgtggaagaaggTCACCCAACGATATGGTGATATCCAAGTTGAGTATCGTGGGAAGGTTGAATACCgtagcaggaatcaggtcaaacagctcttcgaaaaaCTCCCCGTGATTAATGAGGTAATAGACGACAAGCAACGTAGAGGACGTTGCACTTCTGATTCAATGGACAAAAAGTGAGAGACCAATACTCAATATGTTGCCGGACCTGCGCCTTGTTTTGcgctaaaatattgtattatattgacttctttgccttccagatgaacGAAATATACGAGGCTTGGTATTTAGAAAtatgttctcgaagagcggtgatataacaaaatattttttatgtggtaaacgcgcaaactctTCTGGGAGGTTGGACTGAACAAGGTTCATTTATCTGCGACCTCTCAAGAGAGAATTCGTTGGGATATACAAGTTTTTCCAGCACTGTACTGTTACCTAAGATACCTGATATATCATAGTTCTGGTAACTTTGATAAGGCCACCTTTGACCTGCGGCTGAAACACTTTGAAATGATGTCACTCTATAATCGCCGCACAGTACTGGATCTAACCTCAAAAAGCTGTTATCAGGACACACAGCATGCAGGGAATTGCTGGATCCCGTACAGATATTTACGTAATCCCATTACTAACATACTTGTTCAACCAGTAAGTAGGACAAATGCCCTTAAACATTCTACATTATCAAGGCTGTGTTTTGAATACAATCGATTttcagaataataatataatactaataaacaaataataatatatatgatattcATGCAAactatatttcttatttttattatttctattattttaataacttacttCAAATCTTTGAGAGTGATGTATAcaccagtaactggcattcataccagattacgtataagataattattttgtaatgtttagtATGTAGTGCTGCAAGCTGTTGGTAtgtcagtaaataaatacttactttactTAATAAAGTATGAGATAGCACATAAGCTTGGGGAACACCGAGACTGGCGCGTTAGTGCTTTTGTCTGAAGCTTTTGTGACTTTCCCTGATTGAAAAGACTATTTAAGAAAATCAAACATTCAGGAACTTCAAAGAGTTCCCTTTTTGAGTCTATTATTGCATGGAGGTATTGCCTGAAACTGAAAGCCATATTTAAGAAACTCTTCATTAATTGAATCTttaggcttattttattttggcaatTATAGCTGAGCTTTAATGTGgatataattaaaagaaaaagaaaattaatgaatattattaaaaggaggATGGTCCACAAATTTGACAAAAATACTTTTGTTGATAGGAATCGGAAAAAAGTTCCACAAAATATGCTCTTTTTAAAACAATCGGTATAATATCAGTTATAATTGTTGTAGTATAATTgttgtagaatataataatacatattgtaatgttaagaaacatgaaagaaaacaaaatatgaggaaactagcctacctaaataagttttgtctacctaaatataacaatgtatatggtaaaagaacctgtaactatgtattaccaaggatattaaatacattacctaatgatctaatagatatatatctacaaaagaaaaatttcaaagtaaagctaaaaaaatactatctagaagctaataaccaggaatacctatgatgtatattttaaataatactactatatgttatattaagtcttaagtaattaaaacaattgtattgtaatgcgaacttaacgctcgcacataaaccttagaggttttgggagtatgtctttattattatatatattaagataattttgttcattgaataaataaataaataaaagaacaaaACATAGTACCTACGTATTCTattcaaatatcaaataaaacaatgaatcaatcaatcaaatctgCACTAGGTAAATTCctcgtattt
This portion of the Leptidea sinapis chromosome 32, ilLepSina1.1, whole genome shotgun sequence genome encodes:
- the LOC126974354 gene encoding uncharacterized protein LOC126974354 codes for the protein MFSQLKCTISSETNGVTKCSKCVIIKNIYAGLLILMVFFPFILTQRDRRLTYDEIYNNTAYAQIRPLQRIYQIHNSRNAVRSREKLAYRSRTRPQLLVGTSHDPFRYSIPEADYLKGVRVIEPPASMNNSERAKRGVLHLYNMLTCATGCDPVTYKGYGCYCGIGGTGRPMDGIDNCCKIHDECYDNIRCAFYTVYFQPYYWTCFNNEPLCALENHLTRHQYINGCAGRLCECDRRFAMCVKQYTCPIGRPLCTSSPFRFLQNVLIGP